A genomic region of Gemmata massiliana contains the following coding sequences:
- a CDS encoding TIGR03885 family FMN-dependent LLM class oxidoreductase has protein sequence MKTVGWHASHELYPPGKLIRLARRAEGAGFRAAMCSDHFHPWTPQQGESGFAFSWLGAALQATRLPFGSVCCPFGRYHPAVVAQAAGTLAEMYPGRYWLALGTGQALNESITGGAWPAKPERRAYLREAVDVIRALWSGETVTHRGLVRVEGARLYTRPAAPPLLFGAALTAETAEWVGSWADGLLTVGHEPDRRRAVVDAFHRGGGEGKPMALQAAVGYAPDEGEAWGDARARWPVAGLGQDLLQDCPAPERIAAAAAAVRAEDLRGKLRVSSDPGRHVDWIRGDFAAGFGAVYLHFIGRGPDRFIDAFAEKVLPAC, from the coding sequence ATGAAAACGGTCGGCTGGCACGCGTCGCACGAGCTGTACCCGCCCGGCAAGTTGATCCGGCTCGCCCGGCGCGCCGAGGGCGCCGGGTTCCGGGCGGCGATGTGCTCGGACCATTTTCACCCGTGGACGCCGCAACAGGGCGAGAGCGGCTTCGCCTTCTCCTGGCTCGGGGCCGCGCTCCAGGCCACCCGCCTCCCGTTCGGGAGCGTGTGCTGCCCGTTCGGGCGGTACCACCCCGCGGTCGTGGCCCAAGCGGCGGGCACGCTCGCCGAGATGTACCCGGGGCGCTACTGGCTGGCACTCGGCACCGGGCAGGCCCTCAACGAGTCGATCACCGGGGGCGCGTGGCCCGCGAAGCCGGAGCGCCGGGCGTACCTGCGAGAGGCGGTGGACGTGATCCGCGCGTTGTGGTCCGGGGAGACGGTCACGCACCGCGGCCTCGTCCGGGTCGAGGGCGCCAGGTTGTACACGCGCCCGGCGGCGCCCCCGCTCCTGTTCGGGGCGGCCCTCACCGCCGAAACGGCCGAGTGGGTCGGCTCCTGGGCGGACGGGCTCCTCACCGTCGGACACGAGCCGGACCGGCGGCGCGCGGTGGTCGACGCGTTCCACCGCGGCGGGGGAGAGGGCAAGCCGATGGCGCTCCAAGCCGCCGTCGGGTACGCGCCCGACGAGGGCGAGGCGTGGGGCGACGCGCGCGCCCGGTGGCCGGTCGCCGGACTGGGCCAGGACCTGCTCCAGGACTGCCCCGCGCCCGAGCGGATCGCCGCCGCGGCCGCGGCCGTACGGGCCGAGGATCTGAGGGGGAAACTGCGCGTGTCGTCCGACCCGGGCCGCCACGTCGATTGGATCCGGGGCGATTTCGCGGCCGGGTTCGGGGCCGTTTACCTGCACTTCATCGGTCGCGGCCCCGACCGGTTCATCGACGCGTTCGCCGAGAAAGTGCTCCCCGCCTGCTGA